The region tgtctaaaaaaaaaatacaaaaaaatgtataatttttttttttagacatgtatctcgtgcacacgagatacatgtctaaaaaaaattataaatttttttgggattttttttagacatgtatctcgtgcgcacgagatacatgtctaaaaagaatataattttttttgtattgtatatacatgtctaaaaaaaaatacaaaaaaaatgtataatttttttttagacatgtatctcgtgcgcacgagatacatgtctaaaaaaaaaaattatacatttttttggtattttttttttagacatgtatctcgtgcacacgagatacatgtctaaaaaaaatacaaaaaaaatgtataatttttttttttttagacatgtatcttttttttggacatgtatctcgtgcgcacgagatacatgtcttaaaaaaaaaattatacatttttttaaaatttttttttagacatgtatctcgtgcgcacgagaaactatcttgtgcacacgagatagaaagatgaaaaatgaaaaaaaaaacaacaaaaaaaacatttcccccatgtccctttaggggctccgtacaaatcattgtattttgttttcatttacgaaatacacaacgtgccaacttcactggttttgggttttgaacaTCCTTCACATGCAAGTAAATCtttcaataaaaacaaagaagactgaagattttttttttttttttccaccacgCAGACACTTGGTGTTCCCACCAGGGGGGGTTCAATTtttattcatcatcatcatcatcatcaggacTTGATGCATCCAAGTTCAGAATCATTCAGTTTTGGCACCTTATGAAAGACATTACGCttgagttttttgtttttctttctttaaattGTCATTTACAACAACACAATGCAGAACAAaataacaacccccccccccccccccaaaaaaagacgaCAAAGTAAGACTAAGGCTGCGTAAAAgttgaaagtaataaaaaaaataaaaaaatttttttttttttttttttaaaagcctctcCAAAGCTTGCCTTTTTTTCTCCCTTTGAAGCAATTATGAAGCCCCGCCCCCAAAATGGTCCACGCCAAACAAATGAAAGAGCAAGAAgtccaaaatgtaaaaagacacaGTACTGTAACGTTAAGTTCTATTTTGTCACGCCCGCTGCCCTTACACGGGATCCTCGTTCAAACCCCAGCTTCCTTTAAAAGCAGTTTGGGATGATTTTGATTAGCATGCATGGAAATTCattgtttttggggttttttttcggCCATGTTGTCTCGCGCACTACTTTGTGTCTTTGGCAGTAGTGGCGCATCATTGTCCACACAGTCTTCTTGGCGGTGGCTCAGAGGTCCCACTCCCACTCCCACAGTTCTTTCTCCCCAAATGTTGACCCTGAACAAAGATGGCAGCCAGTGTTTTGGCGAAAGGCCAAAaggttgattattatttttgtcattttttcccaACGTTTACTGTAAAAGATTACTtacgaactagagatgtccgataatggcttttttgccgatattgtccaattccgatatcaaccgataccgatatatacagtcgtggaattaacacattattatgtctaattttgttgtgatgccccgctggatgcattaaacaatgtaacaaggttttccaaaataaatcaactcaagttatggaaaaaaaatgccaacatggcactgccatatttattattgaagtcacaaagtgcattattttttttaacatgcctcaaaacagcagcttggaatttgggacatgctctccctgagagagcatgaggaggttgaggtgggcgggtttgggggcggcggggtgtatattgtagtaacccggaagagttagtgctgcaagggcttctgggtatttgttctgttgtgtttatgttgtgttttattttgttttatttatagcggtatagtggtatagctcggttggtagagtggccgtgccagcaacttgagggttccaggttcgatccctgcttctgccaaccGAGTCaccgccgttgtgtccttgggcaagacactttacccacctgctcctagtgcccacccacactggtttaaaaatgtaacttagatattgggtttcacaatgtaaagtactttgagtcactagagaaaagcgctatatgaatataattcaattaaaaaataaaataaaattcaatgttacggtgcggatgttctcccgaaatgtgttttttgtcattcttgtttggtgtgggtatttgtaacagtgttaaagttgtttatgcggccaccctcagtgtgacctgtatggctgttgaccaagtatgccttgcattcacttgtgtgtgtgaaaagccatagatattatgtgactgggccggcacgcaaaggaagtgtctttaaggtttattggcgctctgaacttctccgtacgtccgtgtacacagcggcgttttaaaaagtcatacattttactttttgaaaccgataccgatttccgatattacattttaaactatttatcggccgataatatcggcagtccgatattatcggacatccctaccaaagactataaaaaatgggacccattacctccctgcttggcactcagcatcaagggttggaattgggggttaaatcaccaaaaatgattctctgggcgcggccaccgctgctgctcactgctcccctcacctcacctcacagggggtgagccaaatgcagaggacaaatttcaccacacctagtgtctgtgtgtgacaatcattggcactttaacttaactgtaacttaatattgtgcaaaagcaacttttcttgccttctggtatctgctgatctgtatttgggatctgcataagtcctgaaaatgtgcttcttctttttctcttatcttcttgttatgggacattcatcctccgctgttgccatttctaatataaagtagtgtaaagttcttacttatatctgtcagtaaactcgccatgaaagcgctaaaacataccggtgtagtgactttatattattcacccaaggaactttagttattagagggttccagtcggacggtttgggggggggtgtatattgtagcgtcccagaagagttagtgctgcaaggggttctgggtatttgttctgttgtgtttatgttgtgttacggtgtagatgttctcccgaaatgtgttttgtcattctcgtttggtgtgggttcacagtgtggcgcatatttgtaacagtgttaaagttgtttatgcggccaccctcagtgtgacctgtatggctgttgaccaagtatgcctggcattcacttatgtgtgtgaaaagccgtagatattatgtgactgggccggcatgcaaaggcagtacctttttaaggcatacttgccaaccttgagacctcctaatTCGGGACATGGGGGCGGGGTtttgtggtagcgggggtgtatattgtagcgtcccggaagagttagtgctgcaaggggttctgggtatttgttctgttgtgtttatgttgtgttacggtgcggatgttctcccgaaatgtgttttgtcattctcgtttggtgtgggttcacagtgtggcgcatgtttgtaacagtgttaaagttgtttatgcggccaccatcagtgtgacctgtatggctgttgaccaagtatgcattgcattcacttgtgtgtgtgtgtgtaaaaagccgtagatattatgtgactgggccggcacgcaaaggcagtgcctttaaggcatacttgccaaccttgagacctccgaattcgggacatgggggcggggttttgtgatagcgggggtgtatattgtagcgtcccggaagagttagtgctgcaaggggttctgggtatttgttctgttgtgtttatgttgtgttacggtgcagatgttctcccgaaatgtgttttgtcattctcgtttggtgtgggttcacagtgtggcgcatatttgtaacagtgttaaagttgtttatgcggccaccctcagtgtgacctgtatggctgttgaccaagtatgcctggcattcatttgtgtgtgtgtgtaaaaagccgtagatattatgtgactgggccggcacgcaaaggcagtgcctttaaggcatacttgccaaccttgagacctccgaattcgggagatagggggggggcggggttttgtggtagcgggggtgtatattgtagcgtcccggaagagttagtgctgcaaggggttctgggtatttgttctgtcgtgttacggtgcggatgttctcccgaaatgtgttttgtcattctcgtttggtgtgggttcacagtgtggcgcatatttgtaacagtgttaaagttgtttatgcggccaccctcagtgtgacctgtatggctgttgaccacgtatgcgtggcattcacttgtgtgtgtgtgtaaacagccgtagataatatgtgactgggtcggtacgcaaaggcagtgcctttaaggcatacttgccaaccttgagacctccgaattcgggagatggggggtttgtggtagcgggggtgtatattgtagcgtcccggaagagttagtgctgcaaggggttctgggtatttgttctgtcgtgttacggtgcggatgttctcccgaaatgtgttttgtcattctcgtttggtgtgggttcacagtgtggcgcatgtttgtaacagtgttaaagttgtttatgcggccaccctcagtgtgacctgtatggctgttgaccaagtatgcatggcattcacttgtgtgtgtgtgtaaacagccgtagataatatgtgactgggtcggtacgcaaaggcagtgcctttaaggcatacttgccaaccttgagacctccgaattcgggagatggggggtttgtggtagtgggggtgtatattgtagcgtcccggaagagttagtgctgcaaggggttctgggtatttgttctgtcgtgttacggcgcggatgttctcccgaaatgtgttttgtcattctcgtttggtgtgggttcacagtgtggcgcatgtttgtaacagtgttaaagttgtttatgcggccaccctcagtgtgacctgtatggctgttgaccaagtatgcattgcattcacttgtgtgtgcgaaaaAGCCACAtataatatgtgactgggccggcacgctgtttgtatggaggaaaagcggacgtgacgacagtttgtagaggacgctgaaggcagttcctttaaggcacgcccccaatattgttgtccgggtggaaatcgggagaatggttgccccgggagaatttcgggaggcctccaaagacatgcacctggggataggttgattgacaacactaaatggtccctagtgtgtgaatgtgagtgtgaatgttgtctgtctatctgtgttggccctgcgatgaggtggcgacttgtccagggtgtaccccgcctcccgcccgattgtagctgagataggctccagcgcccccccgcgaccccgaagggaataagcggtagaaaatggatggatggatggatgaaaatcgggactgttggcaagtatgctttaaggcacgcccccaatattgttgtctgggtgggaatcgggagaaattcgggagaacggttgccccgggagattttctctgaaattcgggagtctcccggggaaaAAGGggcgggttggcaagtatgactgggagacgccgtacagcggcgttttaaaaaagtcatacattttactttttgaaaccgataccgataatttccgatatcacattttaaagcatttatcggccgataacatcggcagttccgatattatcggacatctctattacgaCGAACCAATAGCTGATCCTCGACACTTGTCCGGGGTTAGTTTCCGTGACGACTTTGCCTCTCCTTTAAGCTACTTTGATGTATTTTCCCTTGTCCTTTGCGTGTATTAACAGGTATACTCATATGTTTATATAGAATCCATACATAGTTGcttttttttctcactttttttttctgtttgcggCCCGGAAAGTGCTCCCTGCTATAATAACTCTTACGCCGCGATGCTTCACAGTATTTATgttaaaggaaagaagaaagtaaggAAGATACGGCAACGAAAGAGGTCAGGGCGGGGTTTTAGGCGGGGCCCCGGccggggaagagtaaaaaatatcaagtTGACCGTTTGATTGGACGGTGGGGGCGCTCCACAGGACCCCTCGACTCCTTCCAAATTGTTAAATAACGCTAGATGGCAAAATCATGCATTTTCCCCCCCCCATTTGAACAGAACTTTCTCCTTCTAGCCCTCAAAGACACGAACCGTCTCCCCCCTCACAGTCCCCCACTCGGACGACCGATTTTTCAAGTGTCTCAGGTTTTGGTCAGTTTCATACGGGCGTGGTGCGGCGGTTGGCGGCGTTGCCGTGGCCGCCCGAGTCCTTCAGGTCCTTCTGGATGCAGTTGTGGACCTGCAGGAAGTTGTGGTCCCTCTCTGTGGAGTTATAGGTGGCGGTGGGCGTGCCCGTTTGGCCTTTGGGAAGCGTGTACATGGAGAGCTCCGTGGAGGGCAGCGTCCCGAAGGCCTTCAGGCCCACCGGCGAGGCCTCGCGGGAGTGCGAGGGGTCGGTGGAGCGGGAGGAGGAGCGCGAGCGGCGGCGGTAGCGGTAGCGGTAGCTGGGGATGCGCGTGATGGCGGAGCCTTGGAGGTAGTCGGCGGCCCGGACCCCCGCGCGCAGCTCCCGGTGGCGGTCGATGAACATGTGCACGGCCAGCACGCCCACCATTTCGGCCATGATGAAGGAGAGGGCGCCGAAGTAGAAGGACCAGCCGTAGGAGTAGCTGTTCTTCTTGGAGTCGCTCTTGGAAGGGTCCCCGGCGTTGGCGGATATGTAGACGATGATGCCGATGATGTTGCTCAGGCCTGTGGCGGGGGAGAAAAAAACGAGATTAAATAAAAGGTTAGATGAAGAAACGGGCACCCGACGctaactagtggttagagtgtccgccctgagatcggtaggtcgtgagttcaaaccccggccgagtcataccaaagactatattgaattgaatatgaaagcagccagcatggacgaatagaacagacaagtcattgtattgtctgctcgcggttccacaaattcctcagttaaaaaaaaacaaaacacatatatatatatatatatatatatataattttaattattatttttttaaatctgtcctttataatccattttctaccgcttgtgtcatatatatatatatatatatatatatatatatatatatatatatatatacatatatatatatacacatacatatatatatacgtgtgtgtgtatatatatatatatatatgtatatatatatgtgtatatatatgtgtatatatatatatatgtgtatatatatatatatatatatatgtgtgtgtgtgtgtgtgtgtgtgtgtatatatatatatgtatatatatatatatatatatgtgtgtgtatatatatatgtgtgtatatatatgtatgtgtgtatatatatatgtgtacgtgtgtatatatgtgtgtatatatgtatatatatatatgtgtgtgtatatgtatatatgtgtgtatatatatgtatgtgtgtatatatatatgtgtatgtgtgtatatatgtgtgtatatatgtatatatatatgtgtgtatatatatatatgtgtgtgtatatataaatgtatatatatatgtgtgtatatatgtatgtatatgtatatatatgtatgtatatgtgtgtatatgtatatatatatatacatatatgtacatatatatatgtatgtatatatatatatatatgtgtatgtatatatatatatgtatgtgtatatatatatatatatatatatatatatatacacatatatgtacatatatatgtatgtatatatatgtgtatgtatatatatatatatacacacatatatatacacatatatatgtatgtatgcatatatatatatatatatatacatatatatatatgtatgtatgcatatatatatatatatacatatatatatatgtatgtatgcatatatatatatatatatatatatatatatatgtatatatatatatatatatatatatatatgtgtatgtatatatatgtatatatgtgtatgtatgtgtatatatatatatatatatgtatatacagcccggcccccgaccaaattgttctaacccaatgcggcccccgagtcaaaaagtttggggacccctggtttagctgattggagagccagcttccgcagctagtgggtctatgacgatgacttctgttttgtttgatcagccattttactgccgtgttacatgcaccgtttggaaacaattaaggtatgtaaataaacatttacaaaaataaacaattcatttcacaacatatattttatatttatattttattttatatggattttttcccccctctttaACAAATAGTGGGTggggcttatataccagtgcgctctatagtaCCGAAAATACGGTTCTACTTTGTATAGAATAAATTCTTCATCTTCAATCCTAGTCAACTCTCTGTATTCAGAAAGCATTAGAATAAAATAATCTGGGAGGATTATTCCCTGTAGAAAGGGAGAGTCCCAATAGGTCCAAGCTAGAACTAAATCAGGGACTAATGTCTCCTATACTATGaggtagtgttgtcctgataccaatattttagtaccggtacccataccaaaatgtatttcgatacttttcggtacttttctaaataaggcggaccacaaaaaaattgcattatttgttttattttaacaaaaaaatcttagggtacattaaacatatgtttcttattgcaagtttgtccttaaataaaatagtgaacatacaagacaacttctcttttagtagtaagtaaccaaacaaagactcctaattcgtctgctgacgtatgcagtaacatattgtgtcatttatcattttattattttgtcaaaattatgagggacaagctgtaaaaatggattaataatctacttgttcatttactgttaatataataataataataataatgatacattttatttgtaaaaagcactttacattgagtaaacaaccttaaagtgctacagtgtattaaaataataaaaataaaataataaaaagataataaaaaaataataaaaataactagaacagccaaatagctaaaactagtatgcatatatctaaaaaaaggttgttttttttgttttttttttaaaaagaagggtttttaatcactttttaaaagcatccacagtctgtggtgccctcaggtggtcagggagagcgttccacagacgggagcggcggagcagaaagccctgagggtgagcagttcttttattgtcatttatcattttattatttagtcaaaattatgagggacaagctgtaaaatggattaataatctacttgttcatttactgttaatgtaataataataatatattttatttgtaaaaaaaatcactttacattgagtaaacaaccttaaagtgctaaagtgtattaaaaaaaaaaatataataaaaataaaagctagaacagccaaatagctaaaactagtatgcatatatctaaaaaaaaggctttttttaaaaaaaaaagaagggtttttaagccttttttaaaagcatccacagtctgtggtgccctcaggtggtcagggagagcgctcCACAGACGGGGAGCGGCGaagcagaaagcctggtctcccattgttcgtaggtttgtcctcggaggttggaggaggttagcctgtccggagcggaggtgtcgtgtggaggatttggggggtgagtagttctttgaggctaTAACATAATATCTGATatctttaatatctgcttacgttctcttttaacatgttctatctacacttctgttaacatgtaataatcatttattcttctgttgtttgatactttacattagttttggatgatacccttATGTTAGGGTACTAGGCACAGTGGTAGGGTACGTAACGCGCAGAACGAGGCAccgggaaaaaaaaaacccaagccAGTTCAGAGTCGACACTTCAGACCTGGACCGCTTCACCGGTAAATGGCACAGGCTGAGAGAGCGACGGCAAATCAAGCAAACGTTGAACTCGTGATCGGCAAAGTTGGCGGGAAGGCAAACGTTTCCCGCCTTCTGTTGCTGTGTCTGCTTTGGTAGCGGGCTGATCAACAAGGAGGTCTGGGCTCTGGGATCTGCCTCAGCTCTGCTCCACTGACCATATTTCCACCAGCACTTTCCCAACCCTCTTTCTTTGAGCTTCTCCCAGGATGCCGTCTCCCTCAGTGGGGTTCAAACTGGAGCagacgggttttttttttttttatcccccccccaccccgctCCCCGCCCGACTTTTATCGcatattttttccttttgtgctgcCGCAGCCTGGCCTCCCTGCCGGGATGTTCAAATGCACATCCGCTGTCAAGTCCTCTCTCGGCTGTCAGCGCCACGTGCGGCCAGAAATAGACGCACGGGACCGACGCCGATAAAGAAAGACGAGTAACGCGGCTgaacgggggggaaaaaaagcgaAGCCGGGGTGGAGCGCCAGGACGCCGATTGAGATGTAtccgtgcaaaaaaaaaagaggatcGGGGACACCTTATTTTTAGCGTGTAATCCCGGCGGCCTTCTCTTAGCCTAGCAACAGGGCGAGAGAGGCAGACATTGAGGGCGAGGGAGAGAGAGCGTGACTTGGAGGGGTTAGAGTGATCTAGCTACTGAAGCCCACTGGGCCGTGGCCTAGAACCAGACCAGCAAAGCTGAAGCATGGCAGACTCTGTCTTACAGACTTCACTCTCTGCGGTGGGCACTACCTGatgttccgggtgttgttgacttgCCATCAAAAAGGACATTTCTGACCTTCTGACTCGCACTCTTCTatgtgttttatatttatatcCCGATATCAGCAGGATACTActtgtttttcaaccaatcttgctcaaatgtgCTTGTCAATCATTTTAAAGTGAGTGCCAAATTTCACGGAGATTGAACGCAACATCGTAAAGTTACAGTCACGGGCGTCACCCTTCCAATACTCATATCGGAGCTTAGAGTATTGACTGATACATTATTGTTCAGACACTATCAGcaggaatttatttatttattttttgcaatacCACTTGATGGCAGCCATGTTTtccaaccaatcttgctcaaatttggcacacatgtgcttgtcagtcATCTTAAAGTGTGTGCCAAATTTCACGGAGATTGAACGCAACATCGTAAAGTTATAGTGAAAGGCGTCACCCTTCCAATACTCATATCGGAGCTTCGCGTATTGACTGATACATTATTGTTCAGACACGTTATCAGCAGGAATTTATGTATTACTTTTTTGCAATACCACTTGATGGCGGTCATGTTTTGCAACCAATGCTGCTCAAATTTGGCACACATGTTCTTGTCAGTCATCTTAAAGTGTGTGCCAAATTTCACGGAGATTGAACGCAACATCGTAAAGTTACAGTGAAAGGCGTCACCCTTCCAACACTAATATCAGAGCTTAGAGTGTTGGCCGATACATTATTGTTCAGACACGATACCAGcaggaatttatttatttatatttttgcaaTACCACTTGATGGCAgtcatgtttttcaaccaatcctgCTCAAATTTGGCACACATGTGCTTGTCAATCATCTTAAAGTGTGTGCCAAATTTCACGGAGATTGAACGCAACATCGTAAAGTTACAGTGAAAGGCATCACCCTTCCAATACTCATATCGGAGCTCAGAGTGTTGGCCGATACATTATTGTTCAGACACGATACCAGcaggaatttatttatttattttttgcaatacCACTTGATGGCGgtcatgtttttcaaccaatcctgCTCAAATTTGGCACACATGTGCTTGTCAATCATCTTAAAGTGTGTGCCAAATTTCACGGAGATTGAACGCAACATCGTAAAGTTACAGTCACAGGCGTCACCCTTCCAATACTCATATCGGAGCTTAGAGTATTGGCTGATACAATATTGTTCAGAAACGATATCCGcaggaatttatttatttattttttgcaatacCACTTGATGGCGGTCATGTTTTGCAACCAATGCTGCTCAAATTTGGCACACATGTTCTTGTCAGTCATCTTAAAATGTGTGCCAAATTTCACGGAGATTGAACGCAACATCGTAAAGTTACAGTCACGGGCGTCACCCTTCCAATACTCATATCGGAGCTTCGCGTATTGACTGATACATTATTGTTCAGACACGTTATCAGCAGGAATTTATGTATTACTTTTTTGCAATATCACTTGATGGCGgtcatgtttttcaaccaatcctgCTCAAATTTGGCACACATGTGCTTGTCAATCATCTTAAAGTGTGTGCCAAATTTCACGGAGATTGAACGCAACATCGTAAAGTAACAGTGAAAGGCGTCACCCTTCCAACACTAATATCAGAGCTTAGAGTGTTGGCCGATACATTATTGTTCGgacacgatatcagcaggaatttatttatttattttttgcaatacCACTTGATGGCAGCCATGTTTTACAACCAATCCTGCTCAAATTTGGCACACATGTTCTTGTCAGTCATCTTAACATGTGTGCCAAATTTCACGGCGATTGAACGCAACATCGTAAAGTTACAGTCACGGGCGTCACCCTTCCAATACTCATATCGGAGCTTAGCGTATTGACTGATACATTATTGTTCAGACACGTTATCAGCAGGAATTTATGTATTACTTTTTTGCAATACCACTTGATGGCGGTCATGTTTTGCAACCAATGCTGCTCAAATTTGGCACACATGTTCTTGTCAGTCATCTTAAAATGTGTGCCAAATTTCACGGAGATTGAACGCAACATCGTAAAGTTACAGTCACGGGCGTCACCCTTCCAATACTCATATCGGAGCTTCGCGTATTGACTGATACATTATTGTTCAGACACGTTATCAGCAGGAATTTATGTATTACTTTTATGCAATATCACTTGATGGCGgtcatgtttttcaaccaatcctgCTCAAATTTGGCACACATGTTCTTGTCAGTCATCTTAAAGTGTGTGCCAAATTTCACGGAGATTGAACGCAACATCGTAAAGTTACAGTGAAAGGCGTCACCCTTCCAACACTAATATCAGAGCttagagtattggccgatacattATTGTTCAGAAACGATATCCGcaggaatttatttatttattttttgcaatacCACTTGATGGCGGTCATGTTTTGCAACCAATGCTGCTCAAATTTGGCACACATGTTCTTGTCAGTCATCTTAAAGTGTGTGCCAAATTTCACTGAGATTGAACGCAACATCGTAAAGTTACAGTGAAAGGCGTCACCCTTCCAACACTAATATCGGAGCTTAGAGTATTGACTGATACATTATTGTTCAGACACTATCAGCAGGAATTTACTTATTAATGTTTTGCAATACCACCTGATGGCGgtcatgtttttcaaccaatcctgCTCAAATTTGGCACACGTGTTCTTGTCAGTCATCTTAAAGTGTGTGCCAAATTTCACGGAGATTGAACGCAACATCGTAAAGTTACAGTCACGGGCGTCACCCTTCCAATACTCATATCGGAGCTTAGCGTATTGACTGATACATTATTGTTCAGACACGTTAGCAGCaggaatttatttattaattttttgcaATACCACTTGATGGCGgtcatgtttttcaaccaatcctgCTCAAATTTGGCACACATGTGCTTGTCAATCATCTTAAAGTGTGTGCCAAATTTCACGGAGATTGAACGC is a window of Nerophis lumbriciformis linkage group LG25, RoL_Nlum_v2.1, whole genome shotgun sequence DNA encoding:
- the LOC133621838 gene encoding voltage-dependent calcium channel gamma-2 subunit-like, giving the protein MGVFDRGVQMLLTTVGAFAAFSLMTIAVGTDYWLYSRGVCKIKSSNENETSKKNEEVMTHSGLWRTCCLEGSFKGMCKQIDHFPDDADYEADASEYFLRAVRASSIFPILSVILLFMAGLCIAASEFYKSRHNIILSAGILFVSAGLSNIIGIIVYISANAGDPSKSDSKKNSYSYGWSFYFGALSFIMAEMVGVLAVHMFIDRHRELRAGVRAADYLQGSAITRIPSYRYRYRRRSRSSSRSTDPSHSREASPVGLKAFGTLPSTELSMYTLPKGQTGTPTATYNSTERDHNFLQVHNCIQKDLKDSGGHGNAANRRTTPV